In Sulfuracidifex metallicus DSM 6482 = JCM 9184, a single window of DNA contains:
- the rpoA1 gene encoding DNA-directed RNA polymerase subunit A', which produces MSENEKVIKRIKFGIISPDEIRKMSVTAIITSEVYDEDGTPIEGSVMDPRLGVIEPGQKCPTCGNTLGNCPGHFGHIELVRPVIHIGFVKHVYEFLKATCSRCGRLKIPQDDITKYERIYNAIKNRWPSAAKRLNDHIKKTAMKANQCPHCNTKQIKIKLDKPYNFYEERSEGLQRLTPSDIRERLEKIPDSDVELMGYDPKTSRPEWMILTVLPVPPVTIRPSIMIESGIRAEDDLTHKLVDIVRINERLKESIDAGAPQLIVEDLWDLLQYHISTYFDNEIPGLPPSKHRSGRPLRTMAQRLKGKEGRFRGNLSGKRVDFSSRTVISPDPNISIDEVGVPEHIAKMLTVPERVTTSNIERMRQYVINGPETWPGANYVIRNDGRRIDLRYVKDRKEFASALAPGFIIERHLVDGDVVIFNRQPSLHRISMMGHKARILPGRTFRLNILVCAPYNADFDGDEMNLHVPQSEEAIAETKELMIVHRNILTPRYGGPIMGGGQDYISGAYLLTVKTTLLTKEEVMRILGVVDFHGEIGEPAILSPKPLYTGKQLVSLFLPEDFNFHGQSNVSSGSRLCKDEDCPHDSYVVIKKGKLLEGVFDKKAIGNQQPESILHWLLIEYPEEYGLWIMDNLFKAFLRFIEIQGFTMSLDDVTLPEDAKREIAEQAEKAKKDVDNLILQYKERKLEPIPGRTPEESLENYILDALDKLRNSAGEIATKHLDPFNYAYIMARTGARGSVLNITQMAAMLGQQSVRGERLTRGYMNRTLPHFKPFDISPEARGFVYSSFRTGLNPVEVFYHAAGGREGLVDTAVRTSQSGYMQRRLINALSDLRAEYDGSVRSLYGEVIQLAYGEDGVFPMQSAHGKSVDVNRLIERVVGWRK; this is translated from the coding sequence ATGAGTGAAAATGAAAAAGTAATTAAAAGAATAAAATTTGGAATAATTTCCCCTGACGAAATAAGAAAAATGTCAGTGACTGCAATAATTACTTCAGAAGTGTATGACGAGGACGGAACCCCGATAGAGGGAAGTGTAATGGATCCTAGACTTGGTGTAATTGAACCTGGTCAGAAGTGTCCTACTTGCGGAAATACTTTGGGGAACTGCCCCGGTCATTTTGGTCACATAGAGCTAGTACGTCCGGTAATACACATAGGATTCGTTAAGCATGTATATGAATTTCTAAAAGCCACCTGCAGTAGATGCGGAAGGCTAAAGATACCTCAGGACGATATCACAAAATATGAACGTATATACAACGCAATTAAAAATAGATGGCCTTCTGCTGCTAAGAGACTCAATGATCATATAAAGAAGACTGCTATGAAAGCCAATCAATGTCCTCATTGTAATACAAAACAAATTAAGATAAAACTGGATAAACCGTATAACTTTTACGAAGAGAGAAGCGAAGGCCTTCAAAGGCTAACTCCTTCTGATATAAGGGAGAGATTAGAGAAGATTCCTGATTCTGACGTCGAACTCATGGGGTATGATCCAAAAACTAGTAGACCAGAGTGGATGATACTTACCGTACTTCCAGTACCTCCTGTTACGATTAGACCTTCCATAATGATTGAAAGTGGTATACGCGCTGAGGACGATCTAACTCACAAACTTGTTGATATTGTAAGGATTAATGAAAGGTTAAAGGAGAGCATTGATGCTGGAGCACCTCAACTGATAGTGGAGGATCTATGGGACTTGTTACAATATCATATTTCCACTTATTTTGATAACGAAATTCCTGGTTTACCTCCGTCTAAACATAGATCTGGAAGACCATTGAGAACTATGGCTCAGAGGCTTAAGGGTAAAGAAGGCAGATTCAGAGGCAATCTATCAGGAAAGAGGGTTGACTTTTCATCTAGAACTGTAATCTCTCCTGATCCGAACATAAGTATTGACGAGGTAGGTGTACCAGAACATATTGCAAAAATGCTCACTGTACCAGAAAGAGTTACAACTTCAAACATAGAAAGAATGAGACAATATGTAATAAATGGCCCAGAGACATGGCCAGGCGCGAACTATGTAATAAGGAATGATGGAAGGAGGATAGATCTAAGATATGTGAAAGACAGGAAAGAGTTCGCCTCTGCCTTAGCACCGGGATTTATAATAGAGAGACATTTAGTTGACGGAGATGTTGTCATTTTCAATAGGCAGCCCTCACTTCATAGGATATCAATGATGGGACATAAAGCCAGAATATTACCAGGGAGAACATTTAGGCTCAATATATTGGTCTGTGCACCATACAACGCAGACTTTGATGGCGACGAAATGAACTTACACGTCCCTCAGTCTGAAGAGGCCATAGCGGAGACAAAGGAGCTAATGATAGTTCATAGGAATATATTGACGCCTAGATACGGAGGTCCTATAATGGGAGGTGGTCAAGATTACATAAGCGGAGCGTATCTTTTGACCGTTAAGACCACCTTACTCACCAAAGAGGAGGTCATGAGGATATTAGGAGTGGTAGATTTTCATGGAGAGATAGGGGAGCCTGCTATTTTGTCTCCTAAGCCATTATATACTGGTAAACAGCTAGTAAGCCTCTTCCTTCCAGAGGACTTCAACTTCCATGGTCAGTCTAATGTATCAAGCGGCTCTAGGCTATGTAAGGATGAGGACTGCCCACATGATTCTTATGTCGTTATAAAGAAGGGCAAACTTTTGGAGGGTGTCTTCGACAAGAAAGCCATTGGAAATCAACAGCCAGAGAGTATACTTCATTGGCTCCTTATAGAATATCCTGAAGAATACGGTCTATGGATAATGGACAATTTGTTCAAAGCTTTTCTGAGATTTATTGAAATACAAGGATTTACTATGTCTCTAGATGATGTGACCTTACCAGAAGACGCCAAAAGGGAGATAGCTGAACAAGCAGAAAAAGCTAAGAAAGATGTAGATAATTTAATTTTACAGTACAAAGAAAGAAAATTGGAGCCAATACCAGGGAGAACGCCAGAGGAGAGTCTGGAGAACTATATTCTTGATGCTTTGGACAAGTTAAGGAATTCAGCAGGTGAAATAGCAACAAAACATTTGGATCCTTTCAATTATGCATATATAATGGCTAGGACAGGAGCTAGAGGTAGCGTTCTTAATATTACCCAAATGGCCGCAATGTTAGGCCAACAATCTGTAAGGGGAGAGAGACTAACAAGAGGATATATGAACAGAACCTTGCCTCACTTTAAGCCATTTGACATATCTCCTGAGGCAAGAGGATTCGTCTACTCTTCATTTAGAACTGGTCTGAATCCTGTTGAAGTTTTCTATCATGCGGCTGGAGGTAGGGAAGGTCTAGTGGATACGGCGGTAAGGACGTCGCAGAGCGGATATATGCAGAGAAGGCTTATAAACGCTCTGTCTGACCTTAGAGCTGAATATGATGGTAGCGTCAGAAGTCTTTATGGAGAAGTTATACAGCTGGCCTATGGAGAAGACGGCGTCTTTCCAATGCAGAGTGCACATGGGAAGTCAGTAGATGTAAATAGGTTAATAGAGAGAGTTGTAGGGTGGAGGAAATGA
- a CDS encoding DNA-directed RNA polymerase subunit B: protein MSSSTLTIDDKWTLVEAYFKANGLVRQHLDSFNDFIRNKLQEIIDEQGEIETEIPGLKVKLGKIRIGKPRLMETDRGDREITPMEARLRNLTYAAPLHLTMIPVENNIEGEPSDVHIGDLPIMLKSIADPTSQLPPEKLIEIGEDPKDPGGYFIVNGSERVIVTQEDLASNRALVDNGKTSSNITHTAKIISSTSSYRVPVTIERMRDGTIQISFSAAPGRIPFAILMRALGITTDRDIVYAVSLDNEVQNELLPSLEQASSINNSEDALDFIGNRVAIGQKRESRIQKAEQILDKYFLPHLGTTPEDRLKKAYYLASSVSKVIELLLGKRAPDDKDHYSNKRLKLAGDLFASLFRVAFKAFVKDLKYQLEKSKVRGRRLALNALVRPDIITERIRHALATGNWVGGRTGVSQLLDRTNWLSMLSHLRRVISSLARGQPNFEARDLHGTQWGRMCPFETPEGPNSGLVKNLALMAQISVGINETIVERTLYELGVIQVTDVIRKIIEEGEDQETYLSWSKVYLNGRLIGYYPDGNDLANKIREKRRSNELSDEVNVSYISTEFINEVQINCDSGRVRRPLIIVKDGKPLVDKEDIEKLRRGEKNFEDLVKEGKIEYLDAQEEENSYISIEPENLTTEHTHMEIWAPSILGITASIVPYPEHNQSPRNTYQSAMAKQALGLYAANYQLRTDSRAHLLHYPQRPLVSTRILDVIGYNERPAGNNAIMAIMSYTGYNLEDAIIMNKTSVERGMYRSTFFRLYSTEEVKYPGGQEDTIELPEAGVKGYKGAEFYKSLEDNGIIPPETEVKGGDVLIGKVSPPRFLQEFKDLSPDQSKRDTSIVTRHGEIGIVDLVLVTETSDGNKLVKVRVRDLRIPEIGDKFATRHGQKGVVGMLIPQYDMPYTTKGVVPDVILNPHALPSRMTLGQLMEAVAGKYAALTGNKLDATPFYKTPIDKLQLDIFKSGFLPNGMEVVYDGRTGQKVKSNVFFGVVYYQKLHHMVADKLHARARGPVQILTRQPTEGRAREGGLRFGEMERDCLIGYGTALLIKDRLLDNSDKAVVYICEQCGYVGWYDRSKNRYVCPVHGDKTNLYPVTISYAFKLLVQELMSMVISPRLILGDKISLGEGNE, encoded by the coding sequence ATGTCAAGTTCAACTTTAACTATAGATGATAAATGGACTCTTGTAGAAGCATACTTTAAGGCAAACGGGTTAGTAAGGCAGCATCTGGATTCCTTTAATGACTTTATTAGAAATAAACTGCAAGAAATAATTGATGAGCAAGGAGAAATTGAAACAGAGATACCAGGTTTAAAGGTTAAGCTAGGGAAAATAAGGATCGGAAAGCCTAGATTAATGGAGACTGACAGAGGAGATAGAGAAATTACACCTATGGAGGCAAGATTAAGAAACCTAACCTATGCAGCGCCATTACATTTAACTATGATACCTGTGGAAAATAACATCGAAGGCGAACCTTCAGATGTTCATATAGGAGACTTACCAATTATGCTTAAATCAATAGCAGATCCCACTTCTCAGCTACCTCCAGAAAAATTAATTGAAATAGGTGAGGACCCAAAGGACCCAGGAGGATACTTCATAGTCAATGGATCGGAAAGAGTAATAGTAACCCAGGAGGATTTGGCTTCAAATAGGGCTTTGGTAGACAATGGTAAGACTAGCTCCAATATTACACATACAGCAAAAATAATATCTAGTACCTCTAGCTATCGTGTTCCAGTTACGATAGAGAGGATGAGAGACGGAACGATCCAGATCTCCTTCTCTGCAGCGCCAGGGAGAATACCTTTCGCGATATTAATGAGAGCCTTAGGGATAACAACAGACCGTGATATTGTATACGCTGTATCGTTAGATAACGAAGTTCAGAACGAGTTACTTCCCTCATTAGAGCAGGCTAGTTCCATAAATAATTCAGAGGATGCCCTAGATTTCATAGGCAATCGTGTTGCTATAGGTCAAAAAAGGGAAAGCAGGATCCAGAAAGCAGAGCAGATACTGGATAAATACTTCCTTCCACATTTAGGTACAACGCCAGAAGATAGATTGAAGAAGGCATACTATCTAGCTTCTTCTGTATCTAAAGTAATCGAGTTACTTCTAGGGAAGAGGGCTCCAGATGATAAAGATCACTATTCTAACAAGAGATTGAAGCTTGCTGGAGACTTATTTGCTAGTCTATTTAGAGTCGCATTCAAGGCTTTCGTAAAAGATCTTAAGTATCAGCTGGAAAAATCAAAGGTTAGAGGGAGGAGGTTAGCATTAAACGCTCTTGTAAGGCCAGATATTATAACAGAGAGAATTAGGCATGCCCTGGCAACTGGAAATTGGGTAGGCGGAAGGACGGGAGTAAGTCAGCTTCTAGATAGGACCAATTGGCTGTCAATGCTAAGTCACCTTAGGAGAGTAATTTCATCCTTAGCTAGAGGTCAACCTAACTTTGAGGCTAGAGACTTACATGGTACTCAATGGGGTAGGATGTGTCCATTTGAGACTCCCGAGGGTCCAAACAGCGGTTTGGTTAAAAACCTAGCTTTAATGGCTCAGATTTCAGTTGGCATAAACGAGACAATAGTAGAAAGGACTCTATACGAACTAGGCGTAATCCAGGTAACTGATGTAATCAGAAAGATAATAGAGGAAGGGGAAGATCAAGAAACGTATCTCAGTTGGTCTAAAGTTTATCTAAATGGAAGGTTGATAGGTTACTATCCAGATGGAAATGATCTAGCCAATAAAATTAGAGAGAAAAGAAGATCAAACGAATTAAGTGATGAGGTAAACGTTTCTTATATCTCAACCGAGTTTATAAATGAGGTTCAAATAAACTGTGATTCTGGAAGGGTTAGAAGACCTCTTATTATAGTAAAGGACGGAAAACCCCTCGTAGATAAGGAGGATATCGAAAAACTTAGGAGAGGAGAGAAGAACTTTGAAGATCTGGTAAAAGAAGGTAAAATAGAATATCTGGACGCACAAGAAGAGGAAAATTCGTATATATCAATTGAGCCAGAGAACCTTACGACTGAGCATACTCATATGGAAATTTGGGCTCCATCGATTTTAGGTATAACAGCATCGATTGTTCCGTATCCAGAGCATAACCAGTCACCTAGAAACACTTATCAATCTGCTATGGCAAAGCAAGCTCTAGGTTTATACGCCGCAAATTATCAGTTGAGAACAGACAGTAGAGCTCACTTGCTTCACTACCCACAAAGACCATTAGTCAGCACTAGAATTCTAGACGTAATAGGATATAATGAGAGACCAGCTGGGAATAACGCAATAATGGCTATAATGTCATATACAGGATATAATCTAGAAGACGCAATTATTATGAATAAGACGTCAGTAGAAAGGGGAATGTACAGATCAACCTTCTTTAGGTTGTATTCTACAGAGGAGGTAAAGTATCCAGGAGGTCAGGAGGATACTATTGAATTACCAGAAGCTGGAGTTAAAGGATATAAGGGAGCCGAATTTTACAAGTCATTAGAGGATAACGGAATAATACCTCCAGAGACAGAAGTAAAGGGTGGAGATGTTTTAATAGGCAAAGTAAGTCCTCCCAGATTTTTGCAAGAATTTAAGGATCTATCCCCAGACCAGTCTAAACGTGATACGTCCATAGTAACAAGGCATGGAGAAATAGGTATAGTAGATCTGGTACTAGTGACAGAGACATCTGACGGTAATAAGTTAGTTAAGGTAAGAGTTAGAGACCTTAGGATTCCTGAAATAGGAGATAAGTTTGCTACTAGGCATGGACAAAAAGGAGTAGTTGGTATGCTAATACCGCAGTATGACATGCCTTATACTACAAAAGGCGTTGTACCAGATGTCATACTGAACCCTCATGCATTACCATCTAGGATGACATTAGGGCAATTGATGGAGGCAGTTGCGGGCAAATATGCCGCATTAACTGGGAATAAACTGGACGCGACTCCCTTCTATAAGACACCTATAGACAAACTTCAGCTCGATATCTTCAAGAGTGGCTTCCTTCCAAACGGCATGGAAGTAGTTTACGACGGAAGAACCGGACAGAAGGTTAAGTCTAACGTATTCTTTGGAGTTGTATATTACCAGAAGTTGCACCATATGGTAGCAGATAAACTTCACGCTAGAGCTAGGGGTCCAGTGCAAATACTTACTAGACAGCCTACCGAAGGAAGGGCAAGGGAAGGAGGACTCAGGTTTGGAGAAATGGAGAGAGATTGCCTTATAGGATATGGTACGGCTCTGCTGATAAAGGACAGACTTCTAGACAATTCAGATAAGGCTGTTGTTTACATATGCGAACAGTGTGGCTATGTAGGATGGTACGATCGTTCTAAGAACCGTTATGTATGTCCAGTGCATGGCGATAAAACAAACTTATATCCGGTGACAATATCTTATGCTTTTAAGCTACTAGTTCAAGAGCTGATGAGTATGGTAATTTCACCTAGGCTCATTTTAGGAGATAAGATTTCCTTGGGTGAAGGCAATGAGTGA
- a CDS encoding DNA-directed RNA polymerase subunit H: MRATSSKKIDPRIHYLVPKHEVLSIEEAFEIMKKLGIKPEDLPWIRASDPVVKAIGGKPGDIIKITRNSKLTGTSIALRYVISG; encoded by the coding sequence ATGAGAGCAACTTCTAGTAAAAAAATAGATCCTCGTATACATTACCTCGTACCAAAACATGAAGTCCTCTCTATAGAGGAAGCATTTGAAATAATGAAGAAGTTAGGTATAAAACCTGAAGATTTACCTTGGATTAGGGCATCAGATCCTGTAGTGAAAGCAATAGGAGGAAAGCCAGGAGATATAATTAAAATTACTAGAAATAGCAAGTTGACTGGAACTTCTATAGCGTTAAGATATGTAATAAGCGGGTGA
- a CDS encoding NADP-dependent malic enzyme, with translation MVDFDKEAIEVSSKYKGKIQVTPKVPVKSLQDFAILYTPGVAAVSREIHKEKVKSFDLTYRWNSIAIVTDGTRVLGLGDIGPEAAMPVMEGKSLLFKYLGGVDAVPLTLNTKDPEKIIDTVKILETSFGGINLEDIESPKCFYILDKLREELQIPVWHDDQQGTAGATLAGLIIALELTDRDPKNTRILLYGSGAANIATARLLNSYGIPYENMIMTDSFGPLFRGRKDEEEMKVENAWKYDLLQKTNKDNVTTFEEAFKGTDVLIAASKPEPGTIKPDQIKLMNKDPIVFALANPVPEIWPDEAKKAGAKIVGTGRSDFENQLNNSLIFPAVFRGALDVRAKTITDEMVIEAARELASHVRTKGASESYIIPRMTEWEIYPKVAAAVASKAQAQGLARKSITFDEEIENAKSLIESARRIMNLL, from the coding sequence ATGGTAGATTTCGATAAGGAGGCCATAGAGGTATCTTCTAAATATAAGGGAAAGATACAAGTTACTCCCAAGGTCCCAGTTAAGTCTTTACAAGACTTCGCCATTTTATATACCCCTGGCGTAGCTGCAGTTTCGAGGGAAATTCATAAGGAGAAAGTTAAATCGTTTGATCTTACATATAGATGGAATTCAATAGCAATAGTTACAGATGGAACCAGGGTTCTTGGCCTTGGAGATATTGGTCCAGAAGCAGCAATGCCAGTAATGGAAGGAAAGTCATTGCTTTTTAAATATTTGGGCGGAGTTGATGCAGTTCCTCTTACATTAAATACAAAAGATCCAGAAAAAATAATAGATACAGTAAAGATATTGGAGACATCCTTTGGAGGAATTAACCTAGAGGACATAGAGTCGCCTAAGTGCTTTTATATTTTAGATAAATTAAGAGAAGAATTACAAATACCAGTGTGGCATGATGATCAGCAAGGAACTGCAGGAGCAACTCTAGCAGGATTGATCATAGCACTTGAACTAACAGATAGAGATCCTAAGAACACTAGGATTTTACTTTATGGATCTGGTGCTGCTAATATAGCAACTGCGAGGCTGCTTAACTCATACGGAATACCTTATGAGAATATGATAATGACAGATTCTTTTGGCCCTTTATTTAGGGGAAGAAAAGACGAGGAAGAAATGAAAGTTGAAAATGCATGGAAATACGATCTTTTACAAAAAACTAATAAGGATAACGTTACTACCTTCGAAGAAGCCTTTAAGGGAACTGATGTACTAATAGCGGCTTCCAAGCCTGAGCCAGGTACAATAAAGCCAGATCAAATAAAACTCATGAATAAGGATCCTATAGTATTCGCACTTGCCAATCCAGTTCCTGAAATATGGCCTGATGAGGCTAAGAAAGCTGGGGCTAAAATAGTAGGGACAGGAAGAAGCGATTTTGAAAATCAATTAAATAATTCATTAATATTTCCTGCAGTATTTAGAGGAGCTTTAGACGTTAGAGCAAAGACAATAACGGACGAAATGGTCATTGAGGCTGCTAGGGAATTAGCATCACATGTGAGGACTAAGGGTGCATCTGAATCATACATTATTCCAAGGATGACTGAGTGGGAAATTTATCCTAAAGTAGCTGCTGCAGTAGCAAGTAAGGCTCAAGCTCAAGGTCTAGCAAGAAAATCTATAACATTTGATGAGGAAATTGAGAACGCTAAGTCTTTAATAGAGTCCGCTAGAAGGATAATGAACTTGCTGTGA